A window of Bacillus sp. DX3.1 genomic DNA:
TGTGAAAGTATCGCAGAAATAAGTGTAACAAAAAAAACCACTTTCCACGTTCCAAATATAAGTGTGAGCAATACCGCGAAGACTGATAATGAACTTAAAACCTCACACCAAATCATCGTCTTTTTCGGTCGCCACCTATCAGCAAATGTCCCACCAATAAAGGAAAAGATAAATATTGGTGCAAATTCAGCAACTGAAATCATAGAAATCGCGAATGGATCACCATTCGTCATTTCCATTACATAAAGCAGTACAGCGAAATTTCGAACCCATATTCCTACCTGCAAACATAATGCTGAAACAAGAATTGCTTGCACAAATCGATTTTTTAATACTTCTGATACACTACTACTCTCTTGTTTCATTTCCACTTTCCCTGACATAAAAAGCCCCCTATTTTACATTCTGAACAGGAGGCAGCACAATCATATTAAAAAGACAGTATATTCGCAGCGCGAAGACACTTCTCTTTTACATAAAAATGTACAGACTAATCCTATTCAGAAGAATATTTCGTTTTATAACGAATGTCTCTTTGAAAATAGAATTAGTTAATCATTGGATGTCTTCACCCTTCCGTTTCGATTTTAAATTACACATACATACTCTATGTGAACAAAATAATATGTATGCATGTCTCAAATACCTATTCTAGAAAATTAACGGTAATTCCTCTAAAGAACGCATTAAATAATTGCCCTGCCATTTGATTTTTTCTCGCTCACCTTTTATTTGTACTGTAGGCATACGTCTTAGCAAAGTTGAAATTGCAATTTTCGCCTCTAAACGAGCAAGTGGTGCTCCTAAACAAAAATGACTTCCATGTCCAAAGGCAATGTGCCGATTATTTTCTCTTGTTATATCAAAAACTTCTGGATTTACAAAGACATTCTCATCACGATTTGCTGAAGCTAATGAAATAATAACCACATCCCCTTTTTGAATTTCTTGATCATGAATCATAAAAGGTTCAGCTGCCCAGCGTGCGGTTGTAATTTCAACTGGAGAATAATAGCGTAATCCTTCTTCAATTGCTGAATCAATAAGTTCTGGTTTTTCTTTTAGTAATTGAAGCTGTTTTGGATTCTCAAGTAACGCCAATACTGTATTTGTAATAAAATTTACAGTTGTTTCATGTCCAGCTACAATGAGTAACACAATCATCGAATAAAGCTCTGGCGCACTTAACTTACTCCCTTCACTTTCTGCTTGAATTAATGCGCTAACTAAGTCTTCCTTCGGCTCCTTTCTTTTCATATCAACTAAATATTGAAGATATGTAATAAACTCAGATAATTTCACTTCATTATCTTTTATCTCTTCAGGAGTTTCAGGTGAAGCAATTACCGCATGAGACCACACTCTAAATTTTTCTTGATCTTCTGTTGGTATACCAAGCATTTCACTAATGACATTGATTGGTAATGGGAATGCATAGTCGTTTACGAGGTTCATAGATTGTTGCTGCTGTACGTTATCTAATAAATAATCGGCAATCTTTTGAATGCGCCCTTCTAATTGTGAGATCATCTGAGGGGTAAATGCTTTTTGGACAAGTGATCGTAACCGGTTATGATCAGGTGGATCTGAATTTAACATGTGTTTCGTTAAATGATCTCCGTTTTCTATTGATAGAAATGGTTTGAGCTCATCTTTTGAAAATACATTTTCAGGATTTTTCTTTAAGCGGGAATCTTTTACAAGTGGTAATGCATCTTCGTATCTTGTTATAAGCCACTCTGTACCCATATCCCCTTTATATACAGAAAAGATTGGCTGTGAAGCTCGTGATTCTTTATAAATCTCATAGGCATCTTCTTTAAACTCTGCGGAAGCTAACTGGATATTCCCAAGTGTTTTTCGGGTAACCTTGTTTTTGAAAGACATTGCATTCCCTCGCTCTCATGTATTTGTGGAAATCACTTCCACACATGCATTATAACGCAATTAAAATAAGAAAATTGTAAA
This region includes:
- a CDS encoding cytochrome P450 → MSFKNKVTRKTLGNIQLASAEFKEDAYEIYKESRASQPIFSVYKGDMGTEWLITRYEDALPLVKDSRLKKNPENVFSKDELKPFLSIENGDHLTKHMLNSDPPDHNRLRSLVQKAFTPQMISQLEGRIQKIADYLLDNVQQQQSMNLVNDYAFPLPINVISEMLGIPTEDQEKFRVWSHAVIASPETPEEIKDNEVKLSEFITYLQYLVDMKRKEPKEDLVSALIQAESEGSKLSAPELYSMIVLLIVAGHETTVNFITNTVLALLENPKQLQLLKEKPELIDSAIEEGLRYYSPVEITTARWAAEPFMIHDQEIQKGDVVIISLASANRDENVFVNPEVFDITRENNRHIAFGHGSHFCLGAPLARLEAKIAISTLLRRMPTVQIKGEREKIKWQGNYLMRSLEELPLIF